A single Montipora foliosa isolate CH-2021 chromosome 7, ASM3666993v2, whole genome shotgun sequence DNA region contains:
- the LOC138010449 gene encoding uncharacterized protein: protein MFGTRQVGEGRAVGNGIYSEMRNMEETANSNEESFLNSVTEQTVENHHAKDDSEGQPLLIAANNAEYMRHTQGTVRIEVGFCYLIIIIAALPVGISSGGLSFFRFDEDNEMDLLQLFLSLYWSPFKIFCFFMYSRFDCKTTWTVQTNISKLIRSDWFASNISLLVLGIIEPYCSSTTSFSDWQNFFYFATYDTVCTVCNGLFIIILNKHKFVSRCVFYISVCMSFAYLESNVVAVFYFALNSQGSLNNLKLTALRTVAIGLTLSTSFSSSMHIIRKLVKPEESLFESLSEK from the coding sequence ATGTTTGGAACTCGACAAGTAGGTGAAGGTCGTGCAGTAGGGAATGGAATTTATAGTGAAATGCGAAACATGGAAGAAACTGCAAATAGTAACGAGGAGTCATTTTTGAACTCAGTTACTGAACAGACAGTGGAGAATCATCATGCAAAAGATGACAGTGAAGGACAGCCGCTGCTAATTGCTGCAAACAATGCCGAGTACATGAGACATACTCAAGGTACTGTCAGAATTGAAGTGGGTTTTTGTTATCTGATTATCATTATAGCAGCCCTACCGGTTGGTATTTCCAGCGGAGGGTTATCATTTTTCAGATTTGATGAGGACAATGAAATGGACTTACTTCAGTTGTTTCTTTCCTTATATTGGTCACCTTTTAAGATCTTCTGTTTTTTCATGTATAGTCGGTTCGACTGTAAAACCACGTGGACCGTTCAAACCAACATTTCAAAGCTGATTCGGAGTGACTGGTTCGCTTCAAACATTTCTTTGCTGGTTTTAGGGATAATAGAACCGTATTGTTCTTCAACAACGTCTTTTTCTGATTGGcaaaactttttttattttgcaacatACGACACAGTGTGCACTGTCTGCAATGGACTTTTCATAATCATCTTAAACAAACACAAATTTGTGTCGCGGTGTGTTTTCTACATCAGTGTTTGCATGAGTTTTGCTTATCTTGAGAGTAATGTCGTGGCTGTGTTTTATTTTGCACTCAATTCGCAAGGATCCTTAAACAACCTAAAACTGACAGCTCTCCGCACTGTAGCAATTGGCCTGACTTTGTCTACAAGTTTTAGTTCTTCCATGCACATCATTCGGAAACTTGTCAAGCCTGAGGAATCGCTGTTTGAAAGTCTTTCAGAAAAATAA
- the LOC138010977 gene encoding uncharacterized protein produces MTKGQLDQNLRRFYAEARTQKGEPYSKSTLLGFRHGIERYLNAPPHIKGLQLASDPKFFRSNQMLDAQLVNLRRSGKENVTHKPAIEEQHLRQLKTSGVFSLSSPLSLLRNVWFHIVLYFCRRGREGQRALTINSFKFVVDAAGRKFATMAHNESSKNHPGGVSDKPSNEKEARMYETADQFDGYKALKLYLEKVNPNCSSFFQYPKANFSPEEDVWFEQRPLGVNTLANMMKKISEAAGLSKIYTNHSIRATAITLWSNAGVPNRHIMSISGHRNEQSLSHYNCRPSVSQLQNCSDVLSRALSAPSTSCVTAASQVQSTVEVSSGLRQKANQEIHPLQVAREAAPLFQNCTIQTVQFVFNRSQQT; encoded by the coding sequence ATGACAAAGGGTCAGCTGGACCAGAATCTCAGGCGATTTTACGCCGAAGCACGAACACAAAAAGGAGAGCCATACAGTAAATCAACCCTGCTTGGGTTCAGACACGGAATCGAAAGATATCTTAACGCTCCTCCTCACATCAAAGGGCTTCAGCTAGCAAGTGACCCCAAATTTTTCCGGTCAAACCAGATGTTAGATGCGCAACTTGTCAATTTGAGAAGAAGTGGAAAGGAAAACGTAACCCACAAACCTGCTATTGAAGAACAACATCTCAGACAGCTCAAAACCAGCGGagtcttttctctttcttcccCACTCTCACTTTTAAGAAATGTCTGGTTCCACATTGTTCTTTACTTTTGTCGAAGAGGCCGTGAAGGACAGCGAGCTCTTACTATCAACAGCTTCAAGTTTGTCGTTGATGCAGCCGGGAGAAAATTCGCAACCATGGCACATAATGAATCTTCGAAGAACCATCCAGGTGGGGTCAGTGACAAACCCAGTAACGAAAAAGAAGCAAGGATGTACGAAACTGCAGACCAATTCGATGGCTATAAGGCTTTAAAGCTCTACCTTGAAAAGGTTAACCCGAATTGCAGTTCATTTTTCCAGTACCCAAAGGCAAATTTCAGTCCCGAAGAAGATGTGTGGTTCGAACAAAGGCCACTTGGCGTAAACACTCTCGCAAACATGATGAAGAAAATCAGCGAAGCGGCCGGTTTGTCTAAGATATACACAAACCACAGCATCCGAGCTACGGCCATAACCCTGTGGTCCAATGCTGGCGTCCCCAATCGACATATCATGTCAATTTCAGGCCATCGAAACGAGCAATCTCTTTCACATTACAACTGTCGACCATCTGTTTCACAGCTTCAAAATTGCAGTGATGTGTTGTCCAGGGCGCTATCGGCTCCGAGCACTAGTTGTGTAACCGCAGCTTCCCAAGTGCAATCCACAGTGGAAGTGAGCAGTGGTTTACGGCAAAAAGCAAATCAAGAAATACATCCTTTACAGGTTGCAAGGGAAGcggcaccactttttcaaaattgCACAATTCAAACCGTGCAGTTTGTTTTCAACCGATCGCAGCAGACTTAA
- the LOC138009964 gene encoding uncharacterized protein, with product MYASKLFDIFKGHLPRTHAYADDTHLYLSFKPDTTSSQSDAVDAMERCISAIRCWMIKDKIKVNDSKTEFILIGTRQQLAKVDIKGLVVGDATISPGTAVKNLGSWFDENMNMDCHINKMCKTLSFHLYNIGRIRKYLSTDSTRTLVHAFITARIDYCSTSRTSQQVATYSEQCCSTCLLVKLYILSLL from the coding sequence ATGTATGCGAGCAAGCTCTTTGATATcttcaaaggtcatcttcctcGGACACACGCCTATGCAGATGACACTCATTTGTATTTATCATTTAAGCCTGACACTACCTCTTCTCAAAGCGACGCAGTGGACGCTATGGAACGCTGTATTAGCGCCATCAGATGTTGGATGATTAAAGACAAGATTAAAGTAAATGACAGTAAGACGGAATTCATACTAATTGGAACGAGACAACAGCTCGCTAAAGTTGACATCAAGGGGTTGGTCGTTGGTGACGCTACTATCAGTCCTGGGACTGCCGTTAAAAACCTTGGATCGTGGTTTGATGAAAACATGAACATGGACTGTCATATAAACAAGATGTGTAAGACCTTATCATTTCACCTGTATAACATCGGACGCATCAGAAAGTATTTGTCTACTGACTCCACACGAACACTCGTTCATGCATTCATCACCGCACGTATTGATTATTGCTCTACCAGCCGCACATCTCAACAAGTTGCAACGTATTCAGAACAGTGCTGCTCGACTTGTTTGTTAGTCAAATTGTATATTCTTAGCCTTTTATAG